cAAGTCCCGCATACTGAGAGGCTATTTATAAGAGGGGATTTCAATTATcatattgggtcgaccgcaggcggctatggcgaggtgcatgaagacttcggttttggggagaggaacggaggaggtacttcgttgttggacttcgctaaggcttttgggttggtgatttcGAACTCTAGCTTTCCGAAGAGGGATGaacatttggttacttttcaaaattgCTGTGGCGACGACTCAGATTGACTATCccctcctcaggaggtgtgatagagggttgtgcaaggattgtaaggttattccgggtgagatactcacgacgcaacataggctcttggtgatggatgttggtattatgttaaacaGAAGGAAAAGGTTTGACCTAGGACGAGCGAGAATCAGGTGGGGTGCTTTGACTAAGTATAAAGCCCAGGAGTTGGAGGGGCGATTGTCGGCTATGGGAGCCTGGAGGAACAGTGGTGACGCGCGATAACAGACTGTATaagggaggctgcgagagaggtgttatgGATCTCGCCGGGCGTCTCTGGcaggcacaaaggagactggtggtggaatgaagtggtccaaggtaaagtggaagagAAGAAGGAAACATACCTAAAATTAGTAGGGAGCACAAGTGAGGAGGAGAGGAGAGTGTGCATGGAGtggtataaggtagctaggaaggaagctaagctggcggtcacagaggctaaaaCTGCAGCCTATGGccgtatgtacgaggaactggggGAAAATGGAGGAgaaaagaagttattccggctggcgaAGATGAGAGAGAGAAAGGCCCGGGATTCGGACCAAGTGAGATACATCAAGGACGACGATGATAGAGTATTGATGGAATATGCTCAGATTAAGAGAAGatgacagacttactttcatGAACTTCTGAATGAAAAATGGGAttgggatattgtgctaggtgaaTCGAGCATTTCGAGAGTCACTGTGACTTTGGGGACTGCAGAcgcatcgaggttgaggaggtcatgGGAGTTATGCGTAATATGAGTAGGGGCaaagcgaccgggccagacgaaATTTCGattgaattttggaagtgtgtgggtagagcaggcttggagtggctgaccgggctgtttaatgttatttttaggacgaagagAATGCCGGAAGAGTGAaagtggagtacggtggttccgttGAATAAGAACAAAGGtaatatccagagttgtaacaattataggggtctcaaattactgagtcataccatgaaagtttgggataGAGTGGTTGAAGTGAGGGTGAGGAGGACAGTGTCTATATCCgataaccagttcgggttcataccGGGTTGTTCTACTACGGAAGCTAtacaccttattaggaggttggtggaacgcTACTGTTACATATCGTACTTTAATATTAAgatgagtcgtagtaatccatatgagcttgaagggattaagatcATTCATGAGGTTATAaaggatttgtgactatgttattgtaagaccccgtaaggttaacaaccttgataccgttattttgagtggaatatttttgtaaaagaaggtttgaaaatatgattttatatagttattaatattactactttcgaatatgctttaaattatacacagaatatgagaaagtttatgagattttctttattgtaaagatagaaattaatttctcacaagaaaagaaggttatctttttaccattttaagaattaagcgtacggaAATTTATActttttatatgagattagaaaaattagaagtagaaaaaatatatgtatttttacatggatgttttaatgaaataataatgtatgtattgattttatatggcaccataattttaatattttaatagtagtacttTAGGATGAGGACAAGACTATTTtcgaggttataagtatttatactATTTCaatcaagtgataagtaaattcgtgaaggtgagagggtaagcgaattaaagaaaatgagtttcgtcgaagtttgataatcttgggataaaatacggtccaagctataatacgtgatatttatggactagtgtcatacaaggtacaaTGTGACCACGATAGTATGGTACATAAAGTGTATTAATAGTgaatagtattttaaataatttgagataattcttaattatgtggataattgggtaattattgattttagtggaAGATTAACTATTTAATTAAGGCTTTTGGATAAGCCTTAACGTGGCAGCAAGACAAATGGGTAACAATGACTCTTCATTCATATGCTATGTGGCATATTTAGAAGAATCGGTGGCTAAGTCATCCCAAAAGTGGGGGCCCACAAATCTCAAAAATAAGAGATTGTTATATATCATTTAAGAGGAAAATCATGGGCTGCTACTAACACATGACATTTTCAAAGGAATTCTTATGAACCCTTATAAGAGAGCTAGGCTTGCTAACGGATGGAAAGTTGTGCATTCTCTTTCTCAAGGGAAAATACATAGGCTTGCTAATGGATGGCTTGCTACAGTAGCATAAAATACGATTCTAAGAGAgaacggtacaatctttctcaagaatatcatacggatttttccctacttcaatccgccgttacgtgtttcgtcgcaaaagatgtgtgttagaagaattgtcaagagaatcgttccaggtatgttaaggctatccattctttccttttgacatgatccaagtaacgatacgtaaacgtaatgttattttataaatggttctactcttatTAACTAAGAAGGTCTACGTCGTTCATTCTTGTAAAATGATATTCAAAGCATGCCTAAGTATGTTCTTAACTCTCTATTAAGGCATTCAATAAAGATGTTAATATTCGTAATGGTattatatgcatcatcatttaccaccgagctacgaccggttgggcagttatacatttatcaccgagctacggccggttgggcagttatacatttaccaccgagctatggtcGGTCAGTCagtcatacatttaccaccgtgctaggGACGACCGGGcggttaccactgatcagttgggcagtcatacatcatacgatatggataatagtctcaaagagaagcattatatatatatatatatatatatatatatatatatatatatatatatatatatatatatatatatatatacgatgGCACTTCATaaattcaggttgattcttatatgtctttaattaatgttgacttattgttatatttcagttccgccttacatacgcggtacattattcgtattgacgtccttttgttggggacgctgcattcatgcctgtagGTATAGATAATAAGTTTGacaagccctcatagtagacgaggttggcattcagcgaaggatcggtaaaattccacctcattcggagtgcagccgagtctataagtcatcgtgtcagagttttgctacagacttatgggtaggccggtaccctatccCAATTTATATCgcataatcttagaggctttgtagatagaGGTTTAGTTTGTACAGTAtatcagaggccttgacggcccatttgtattcatgttttaagaacatTGGTTCATTGAAACTGCatttgcccacttatagttatacttTACGAGTTTTGgctatgttggcccatgatagttacaaaaaaaaagagttacagagtggttcgctcgggccagtacggcccgggtgccagccacgcgtCCCCAGGTTTGGGGAGTGATAGCTACATGGAGAGGAAGAAAGATCTGCACATGATGTTTATTGATTTAGAGAAAGAGtacgacaaggttcctagagaagttctctggagatgatTAGAGGTAAAAGGCGTGCCGACTACCTATATTTaggaaattaaggacatgtatgatggggctaagactcgagtTAGGATAGTAGGAGGCCACTCTGAGCAGTTTccagttgttatggggttgcaccaaGGTTCTATGCTTAGCCCGTTCTTATTTTccttggtgatggacgcgttaacacaccatattcaggGGGAGGCACCGTGGTGTATGTTATTCACTGATGATATAGTTCTAATTGATGAGTCACGAACCAGTGTTAGCGAGAGGTTGTAGGTCTAGAGATaggcccttgagtctaagggttttaagatgagcaggacgaagacggaatacctggagtgtaagttcagcactGAGCCGGGGGAGGTAGGAGTGtaagtgaggcttgaatcacaggtcataccaagtagtaataattttaagtaccttgggtcggttatccaaCAGAGggggggagattgacgaggatgtcacacaccgtattggggtgggtggatgaagtggaggttagcatctggagtctcgTGTGATAAGAGAGttccaccgatactcaaaggtaagttttacaaatcggtggttagaccggccatgatgtaaaGGGTTGAGTGTTGtcctgttaagaactcacatatccacaAGATAAAAGTAttagaaatgaggatgttgaggtggatgtgcgaaCACACTAGGATCgacaagattaggaatgaagatatttggGAGAAGGTGAGCGtgactcccattgatgacaagatgcgggaaacgaggctcagatggttcagACACGTACAAaagagaagcccagatgctctggtaaggaggtgtgagcagctggctttggagggcacgagaagaggtagaggacgCCCTAAGAAGTATTAGGGAGAGGTGATCATGCAGGACATGCCGAAGCTTCAaattttcgaggacatggctcttaataggaagttgtggaggtcgagtataagagttgtaggttaggagatagttgagtctcccttacttcgtacctttgtgaggctaATTTGGTAGGGTTTTGTCGATgtcagctagtggcaatgttgtgtcttacttcTCCTTTGTTTACCATAGTGCCGGGTCTATGTACTATCTATCGCGTTTGCTTTGCATCTACTTTCTCATTTCCATGATGTTATTTTTCCTATGGGTTCTATTGGTGATAttgatattgtctcttttcgtcttcttgagccgagggtcttttaGAAATAttctctctactccctcggggtaggggtaaggtttgcatactcattaccctccctagaccccactagtgggattttactgggtcgttgttgtt
This region of Nicotiana tomentosiformis chromosome 4, ASM39032v3, whole genome shotgun sequence genomic DNA includes:
- the LOC138909378 gene encoding uncharacterized protein; protein product: MNIWLLFKIAVATTQIDYPLLRRCDRGLCKDCKVIPDCIREAAREVLWISPGVSGRHKGDWWWNEVVQGKVEEKKETYLKLVGSTSEEERRVCMEWYKVARKEAKLAVTEAKTAAYGRMYEELGENGGEKKLFRLAKMRERKARDSDQVRYIKDDDDRVLMEYAQIKRR